A stretch of Bombina bombina isolate aBomBom1 chromosome 2, aBomBom1.pri, whole genome shotgun sequence DNA encodes these proteins:
- the LOC128647101 gene encoding olfactory receptor 6F1-like — translation MYNLSSTFFLLEFHQPHILQILFFSLILLTYIMTLTGNFLIILLIWKSHNLHIPMYFFLVNLSFLEIWITTSFVPRFLSILASGSITVSFWSCLTQCYFYFFLGSVEFFVLTIMSFDRYIAICYPLHYTTLMNRGLCIQLALCSWVGGFLDTIVPTILVSQLPFCGSNRINHFFCDVDQLLMLACTDTKLIELIDILFSSVIILVSLMCITTSYAKIITTVLKIPSASGRWRSFSTCVSHLILVSLFYGASLCMCLRSTKGSNMNFSKLATVLNTIVTPFLNPFIYTLRNRQVKDALRRLLNKGISNA, via the coding sequence ATGTATAACTTGAGCAGCACTTTCTTTCTGCTAGAATTCCATCAACCTCACATTCTTCAGATCCTCTTTTTCTCACTAATCTTGCTAACTTACATCATGACTTTGACTGGCAACTTTCTTATCATTTTGCTAATTTGGAAGAGTCACAATCTTCATATTCCTATGTATTTCTTTCTTGTAAACTTATCTTTTTTAGAAATCTGGATCACCACCTCTTTTGTTCCAAGGTTCCTCTCCATCCTAGCCTCTGGAAGCATTACTGTATCCTTCTGGAGCTGCCTCACACAGTGTTATTTTTACTTCTTTTTAGGTTCTGTTGAGTTTTTTGTGCTAACAATCATGTCATTTGACAGATATATTGCTATATGTTATCCTTTACATTATACAACTTTGATGAACAGAGGCCTCTGCATACAGCTTGCTCTCTGCTCTTGGGTTGGGGGTTTTCTAGATACTATTGTTCCAACTATACTGGTATCACAATTACCCTTTTGTGGCTCAAATAGGATTAATCATTTCTTTTGTGATGTTGACCAACTTTTGATGCTCGCTTGTACAGACACTAAGCTCATAGAACTTATCgacattttattttcttcagtaaTTATACTTGTTTCACTTATGTGCATCACTACATCATATGCAAAAATTATAACAACGGTTTTAAAGATACCCTCAGCAAGTGGTCGCTGGAGATCTTTCTCAACATGTGTCTCCCACCTTATACTTGTTTCTCTGTTTTATGGAGCTTCACTGTGCATGTGCTTGAGGTCAACTAAAGGGTCCAACATGAATTTTAGCAAACTAGCCACTGTCTTAAACACGATTGTCACGCCGTTCTTGAACCCCTTCATTTATACTTTGAGAAATAGACAAGTAAAAGATGCTCTGAGAAGACTTCTAAATAAAGGGATTTCAAATGCATAA